In the genome of Bacillota bacterium, the window GTGGAATTTCGAAATAAAACCGTTTAATAAACGGTTTTAATTCTGCTATGCGATCGGTGTATGTTTTCCGTACCAGGGCGCCCATGTCTCGGCTTATTTTAGGAACAATGACATCCAAGTCTGAGTGCACCATTACTTCACAGGCAAGGCGCCAGCCCTGTAATATTTCCATCTGACTAAAAAATCTGTGATTGTATTGACCATGTGGTGTGGTTACCAATTCAGAGATAATAACCTTGCACTTACCGCATACTCCGTGTCCTTTACAGTCTGAGCGCATATTAATGCCTGCCATCCAGGCCGCGGTTAATAAAGATACGCCCTCTTCCACCGATACTCTCAGCCCCAAGTTGGTAAAGGTCACTTGAAAACAAGCCATAACAGTTTTCCCCTTTATGCCGGATCTAGGTGGCTGCTTGTAGGATCTCGTCAATTCTTTTAATAATATGATCCGGCTTGGAATCAGGTTGGTAATTGTCTAATATTCTCTTTACTTTAAACCGCAGTCGTTCTTCCATGGTTAAACCGCCGGCCTTTTCCCAGGCGGGGTAGTTTTGCCGGTCCAAAAGAGTAGGATACCACTGTGCCGTTTTGAAATATTGCAGTGTATGATCATCCATTAAGAAAGAAGACGAGTCTCTGCACCTGTCTATAACATCCAGGGCCAAAGTGTTGTCGTTAACCTCTATGCCATCCATAAAGTATCTGGCCATGTCGATAATTTCATTGGTCATTACCAATTGTTCAAGGGATGATGTTGTTCCGTATTCGATGTACCCAACATCGTGTACTAGGCTACACCGGCAGGCCAGGGCGGCAAATACAGATAAAGTTGCTTCGATGCCGGCTTGAGCGTCAATGCGTTTGGCATCTGTGGATCCGGCATAAGCCCATGTGGGCAGATCGTAAAAGCGGCCTATGTCTGCCAGGGCACCTTGAGTTAATGCCCACTCTGGGCACCCGTAGGAGACTATGGTAGTCCGCTGATCCATTACTGAAACACTGGGTCCGAAAACAAAGGGAGCCCCTTTACGCACCAATTGCTGCAATACCAGGCCAAAAAGAGATTCAGCTATACCGATGGCTAGTGCCCCGGCCATGGTAATGGGAGCGCCGGTTCCGGTGTTGGCACCTGAAGGGCAAGCTATAGGGATGTTTTTTCTGGCGCTGGTAATAAGTTTTTGTGCTGAAGTACGTGGAAACTTTAATGGTGATACTGGTTCAATGTAATTTAGCATGAATGGATTTTGTTCTAACTGCTTTTCATTTCCGCCGTATACGGCTAGGGCAATTTCCCAGATTGTTTCGGTGTCCCGGCTGTCACGGGAACAGAAAATAATGGGCAGGTTGCTGTTTTTGATCATTTGAGCAAATTCATATATATATACCAGATGGCGAGGAACGTCTTCCGGATTACCCATAGACATAACATATGAAATGTTGGGCAGGGCATCGCAAACTTTAGCGAAATTGCCTATGTCATTTATCTGCACCCTTCTACGCTCACCGGTGTTCGGATCATGGGTGTATATGGTGTCCGAGCCGGGCCCGAAATAAGTTTTCCCTTGTTCCAAAAAAAGACAGTGCTCTCCTTTTTGGTTGGATAAGACCACACGGGAAGGAGCGGTATTTAACGCATCCGCAACCAAAAATTCGGGTACCTTCACCCGTTGGTCTTTATCCACAAAGGCACCTGCATCACGCATTATTTGCAACGCTTCATCGTCCGGAATCTTAATTCCAATGGATGTGATTATTTCCAGGGCAGCTCCGTGAATAGACTTAACCTGTTCTTCTGATAGGATATTCATAAAAGGCCGGTGGGTATTGGTTAATAGTTGTTTCAAAACGTGTACCTCCAAGCTTTTCGGTTAATAGTCCGGTGATTATCACTTTTATACTACTAACTAATCTATTATGCAAAATAGATTTTGGTGTAGTTTGGGTCAAAATCTGATGCATATGTGTACAAACGTCAGCCTATTTAAGATTATTGGGAATTATCTGATTTCTAAACTCCCACCTGAAACCCCGATGTTCAGCTTTAGCTGGACGAGTTCACTTTCTGGCAGGCTTGTGTTGTTATTGAAAACTAAACCTATGGTTACAGTTTGTGGTAATAACCGCAGTGAAATCTTTTCGCATTTTATCTTAATATGGCGGGGATTAATAATCTAATAAAATAAATAGTGAGGTGTTTCTTCGCATGAGCCACAAAAAAGATAATGATAAACTCCGTACAGTGCGTTTGATGGATGCCTTAAATTGGGAAACAGCTAAAGAATTAGGTCTGGAAGAAACGGGAGTGAGTCTTGGAAAAACGGTACAAGAAAGGGAAGGTAATTTTGATGAAGTTGTTGATAGGGCTGAAGACGCGGTTGTGGAAGAAGGGGATAGGAAAACGCGCCTGAATCTAAAGGATGAGGGTAAAGAAGGGTAATAGCACACTGACATCAACATTTGCGGGCATGTATATCCTGAGGTGCAGTTCACCAAATTTGTTATTTATTGACGTTATTTTTATTTTGGGTTTATAATGAACAAAATTACTATAAACTCCTGACCTTTTGGGGCAGGAGTTTATAGTTTTGGAGAAGTGGGTTAGAAAAAATGGCCAACCAACTAATTCAGTATATTAGTATCGGGGCAGGCGGTTTTTTTGGAGCAGTATGCCGCTATTATTTAAGTATCGTCGTAACCAGTAGTCATGATGGATTTCCACTGGAAACATTAGTTGTAAACCTACTTGGTAGTTTTGCCCTGGGTTTTTTTATCACGTTAACAATAAGTTATTGGAATATTAATCCAAACCTAAGATTAGCGATAGCTACCGGTTTTTGGGGATCCTTTACCACCTATTCAACCTTTGCTGTGGGTACAGTAAACCTTTTAAGTGCCGGTCATTATGTAGTTGCAGTTACTTATATACTGGCAAGCTTTATCGGGAGTTTCATATTCACATTTACCGGTATCTATTGGGCGGAATGGATAGAAAGGAAGACAGAGAGGATGGTTGATGTCGATTGAATTCCTTTTTATTTGTGGGGCTTGGTGGAATTGCGGGCGCCATTAGCCGGTACACTATAAGTAAGTGGGCTGATTACCGGTGGCCGGGCTGGTTTCCCACCGGCACTTTTATAGTCAATGTTTTGGGTTCATTTTTATTGGGTTTGCTGGTAGGCTTTAACTTGATGGGCCACCCTTTATTGGATAACCATTATTTGTTCCTGGGGACTGGGTTTATGGGCAGCTTTACAACGTTTTCTACTTTTTCCGTAGAGGTGGTTGGTTTATTAAAGAGAGAGAAGTTTCCTTTAGCCCTACGTTACCCTTTATTTACCTTATTGGCAGGGATATCCGCCGCTGCTCTTGGTATTGCGGCGTCAGGTTACCTGGTGAGTTAAAGGATAAAAAGATATCCCCTTTAAGGGGATATCTTTAGGGAACATGTGTTAAACCAAACATTTTGCTGCTGTTATCTACTGAGTGAAGGTAAAGGCATCCAAGATAACGCTGGTGGGACGCTGGTTTAAAAAGGAATTTTGCACCCATGATTCCCAAAAGTATAAAGCACCATTTGTGGGATCCCAGCCTTTTAGAGCTTCTTTTGCCGCAAGGATAGCCTGTTGTGAAGCAGGCCGGTTTATCCACCCGTTTAATACCGGCTCAAATTGATACCGTCCTGTCTCATCGACGTGGTACACAACCTGTCCTATGGTATTGGGAAAATCATTGCTCCGCACCCTGTTGAGGACAACTGCTCCTACGGCAACCTTGGTGAGAAACGACTCAGAATCGGCTTCTGCAGTAATTATCCTGGCCAGGATATCCATATCTACCGAGGAAAGCCTGGCTCCCCACCCCCGGGAGGTTGTTGCATTTTGCTCCGGAATATACAGTTTTTGCCCGGGGTAAACGTCAGTCGTGGTTAATCCGTTATTACGTACAATTTCACTGTACCGAATACCATACTTTTTTCCAATCAGGTACAGACTTTCACCGGGAGACACATAATGATATTGGGGAACCCACAATACTTGGCCTGCATAGATATTTGAGTTGCTGAGACCGTTTCCGTTTTCTAGGGTATCCACAGATGTGTTATAACGTTGAGCAATCTGGTACAAGCTTTCACCTTTTGCAACTAAGTGTTCGGCGGCCATTGCATTTGCTGCCAAACTAAAGGAAGCAGTGATTAACAAAAACGTGAGTAGAA includes:
- a CDS encoding LysM peptidoglycan-binding domain-containing protein, which produces MKKTQFTLLLTFLLITASFSLAANAMAAEHLVAKGESLYQIAQRYNTSVDTLENGNGLSNSNIYAGQVLWVPQYHYVSPGESLYLIGKKYGIRYSEIVRNNGLTTTDVYPGQKLYIPEQNATTSRGWGARLSSVDMDILARIITAEADSESFLTKVAVGAVVLNRVRSNDFPNTIGQVVYHVDETGRYQFEPVLNGWINRPASQQAILAAKEALKGWDPTNGALYFWESWVQNSFLNQRPTSVILDAFTFTQ
- the crcB gene encoding fluoride efflux transporter CrcB, encoding MNSFLFVGLGGIAGAISRYTISKWADYRWPGWFPTGTFIVNVLGSFLLGLLVGFNLMGHPLLDNHYLFLGTGFMGSFTTFSTFSVEVVGLLKREKFPLALRYPLFTLLAGISAAALGIAASGYLVS
- the crcB gene encoding fluoride efflux transporter CrcB; the encoded protein is MQYISIGAGGFFGAVCRYYLSIVVTSSHDGFPLETLVVNLLGSFALGFFITLTISYWNINPNLRLAIATGFWGSFTTYSTFAVGTVNLLSAGHYVVAVTYILASFIGSFIFTFTGIYWAEWIERKTERMVDVD
- a CDS encoding trimethylamine methyltransferase; protein product: MKQLLTNTHRPFMNILSEEQVKSIHGAALEIITSIGIKIPDDEALQIMRDAGAFVDKDQRVKVPEFLVADALNTAPSRVVLSNQKGEHCLFLEQGKTYFGPGSDTIYTHDPNTGERRRVQINDIGNFAKVCDALPNISYVMSMGNPEDVPRHLVYIYEFAQMIKNSNLPIIFCSRDSRDTETIWEIALAVYGGNEKQLEQNPFMLNYIEPVSPLKFPRTSAQKLITSARKNIPIACPSGANTGTGAPITMAGALAIGIAESLFGLVLQQLVRKGAPFVFGPSVSVMDQRTTIVSYGCPEWALTQGALADIGRFYDLPTWAYAGSTDAKRIDAQAGIEATLSVFAALACRCSLVHDVGYIEYGTTSSLEQLVMTNEIIDMARYFMDGIEVNDNTLALDVIDRCRDSSSFLMDDHTLQYFKTAQWYPTLLDRQNYPAWEKAGGLTMEERLRFKVKRILDNYQPDSKPDHIIKRIDEILQAAT
- a CDS encoding small acid-soluble spore protein, with the translated sequence MSHKKDNDKLRTVRLMDALNWETAKELGLEETGVSLGKTVQEREGNFDEVVDRAEDAVVEEGDRKTRLNLKDEGKEG